The genomic region GCCAAACAGGCAGCTAGCACACCATCATCTTTCCATGACACAAGCCAGacatctccgtctctctctcacacacacacacacacacacacacacacacacacacacacacacaccagtcctctGCCATCTCATCTTCCATACATGGCTGTCTACCTCACTGCCAACAACTCCACAAGCAGTCTATGCATCGATTTCTGCAACTGACTCTGTCTTCCATCTCAGAATGTTTGATCAGCTGTTACATTAATGCACCTCAAGTTTCAAAACCAGAAAGAGTGGGTGAGGGGGAAGGGTGGCGTCAAAGGCAACGCAATATCTGATGCAAAGTCATttggttttctctctctccatctagctATCTATATTGACTTTAGTCTTATGCATATACAATCATTCAAAGGAAATAGTGGGGCAAACATGAAAGCATCTGCCAGAGCATCTTGTTTGCACATAGAATTCAAAATGAAGGTTGCTTGCTTTTATTCTCCAGCATCTTGCTCCCCACAGCAGCTTGCATGTTAATCCCGATAGACAGTTCATGTACTTGAGATTCTATTTCATGTGTGCTTTCATCCGAGAGCTTTGGCGGCCATCGCTTGTCCTCTCACGTTGTAAACAAACTCTGCACAACAGCGTCGGCTAAATGGCACCGAAGTGACATGATAATAGCACTTTAAGCAGCCAAGCCCCTACAAACAAAAGCATATGGATATGCCATCTACAAAGCTACACAATGTGCTGACAAATACCACACACTCACAGTAGCCATGATTTGCATAGTGTTGCTGCAACAGTTGAAATAGGCACATGGAAATGAGTTCTTTGACTGAATGAAACATTCATGGTGCAAGCACAAACATTTGCACAACGCTATATTACTGTTACATAACGTTACACCAACAAAGAGTTTCCCAGTCCCATTGTGAAGAATATGTTCTGTATCATGGACAAGTTCTAAACCCATCAGTCAGAACGAATTAGAGTTATATTACTGGCCAAGACGTTCCAACTTCCTTTCAGGAGACCGATGGAAGGAAAAGTAACCATTGAAATTGAATTAGGGGTTTGCAGTCTGCATGCTGAGCGGGAAATGAGAAATGATAGGACTTGGGAAGGGAAGTGGCAGTACTATTGTCATTACGcgtgactggtgttttgcagtcTGAAAAGCTTTCCAGTTATTGGAAGTCTATTTGAAGTAGCAACCACATTTGTGAAAATCTCAGACATTCCAGTGCATTTTAAATGTGCATTTTCATTCAGATATGATTTTTGATGTCTGCTGGTGTAATGATGGAAAACTAATACATGTGTCTATGTGATGTTCTGCATGGTATACAGTGAATGTGTGATATGAGTCTGCTTTAGTGCAGGTACGATAATACCTCTGTCTGATGGCTACGCCACTGAGAGCAACTtggctggctgcatcaccgcttggtatggcagcTGCTTGGTATCCGACCATAAGGTgctacagatggtagtgtgtatggcccagtacatcactggggccaagctcactgccatccagaacctctataccaggtggtgtagtaggaaggccctaaaagttgccaaagacttcagccacccaagttatagactgttctctctgctaccggagggcaagcggtaccggagcaccaagggctcctgaacagcttctacccccaagccataagatttctgaacagttcatcaaatggctacacTGACTATTTGCCAGTGGTGTAAAATATTTTagagtactacttaagtcgttttttggggtatctgtactttactttactatttatatgtttgacaactttcacttttacttcactccattccattcctaaagaaaagtatgtactttttactccatacattttccctgacaccaaaagtacttgttacattttgaatgcttagcaggacagaaaattgtccaattcacacacttatcaagagaacatccctggtcctccctactgcatctgatctggtggactcactaaacacaaatgctttatttgtaaattatgtctgttggagtgtgaccctggctatccgtaaatttaaaaaaagaaaatagtgtcttctggtttgcttaatataatgaattttaaatgatttatacatctaattttgatacttaagtattatttagcaactacatttacttttgatactgaagtatatttaaaaccaaatacgttTAGTCTTttgctcaagtagtattttacctcagtcattttctattaaggtatctttacttttactcaaagtataacaattgagtacttttcccaccactgctatTTGCATTGATCCCCTTTTTATTTCCCccggctctatgcacactcactggactctaccacacacttacacatactacactctgacactccaacacacacatgcactgcgTACgctcacacacaaaacacacacacacacacacacacacacatacactcatggatagacacactttcacactcttcacatacgctgctgctactctgtttatcatctatcaTGATTGCCTAGTcgcctttacccctacctacatctacatactgtattacctcaactaccttgtacccctgctcAATGACTCAGTACCTATCCTACTATCCTTGTATAtatttttcttactttttaactctgcattgttgggaaagggctcgtaagtaagcatttctcagTAAAGTCTACATCTGTATTAGGCACACGTGACATTTTTGATTTGATCTGATATTCATTATATGAGCCTTTCTGATCAGATCATTGACCTCGGGCAAACAATCTCAGGAGGCTTTGCAGGGAAATTGAGGAGCACCAAGGATCAATATAATGACTCCAATTCTCCTCTGTATCCTCAGAAATAATGTCCATGGACTCCCAAGGCTCTCCCAGTCCCAACCCCCTATAAAATACCTCCCCAATTCCCAAACCCCCACCCCTCTGCTAATCAATCAGCTCTGCCATGGAGAAGATGGTGACAATGGGTGGAGCTCAGCCTGAACAATgcagggctcagagagagagagagagagagagagagagagagagagagagagagagaaaaaagttaAAGCCCTTGCTGGCTAGACTGGTACTATGAGCAGTGGTGCCATTTTGTAGGGGTAGAAGATCACATGACTGCATTGCTCTGCATCTTGGTTGATGGTGTATTAGATGTGTTTGTGAATCCACATAAGTAATGAGTTTTGTTTTTAACTGTTCGAGAATTGTATTCGTCAAAAGAAGCAGACACAGGGATAGTCTTTTGTTTGAATTGTTGCTAGAGCAATGCTACCATGTCTATCTACTCAGCTTCCAAGGTCTTCATCAAATCAAACAGACATAACTGTGCCGATTTCACCATGATTTCTCAGTGGAGTAGTAAAACACTGCAGTTCTTCCCATCAATCAGCTAGGCTAAGCTTCCATTAAATCTAATGGACCAATAAAGGCTTAGATATTGCTTGAGCTAACATGTAGTTTCTGTGCCTTCCTTCTCTTCCATGTCTGCTGCATCACagatgtctgttgtctgtctccctGGGCTGATACTCAGAAGATCACATCCTCACTTCCCTCTGTCCTAGGAGATGAAAAAGCATTGGATTGACAGGCCATGGTTGGCTGTTTTACCAGCATATAAACAACAAAGAGAGCTCTGCCCACAATGTCAATCTAATCTATCTACCAGTGCTGTTACAGTAAAAGTTGATATTGAAACCGGCAAGCACTTCATTTCCCTTCCCATGCATGGATCAATATGGATTGCATGTATGACACTCAAGTCGAGGTGCACACATCACCATGACACCTCGCCATGGCAACGGTGTCTATTCTCCCGCAACAGACAAAGAGTGTTCAAAAATTAAAACAAGGAAATATTGCCCAACCCACTTGTGAGAAAAGAGGAACTCGTTCATGTGGAAATGTAGCCTGGGctagacagctgtgtgtgtgtgtgtgtgtgtgtgtgtgtgtgtgtgtgtgtgtgtgtgtgtgtgtgtgtgtgtgtgtgtgtgtgtgtgtgtgtgtgtgtgtgtgtgtgtgtgtgtgtgtgtgtgtgtgtgagaaagaaagaaagagagagcttgTATTTGCTCATGAGTAAATGAATACAATGTTGAGATTTCTTCCCTAGGACCCTCTTCACTATCTGAAGTGAACATACACATATCAAAGATAAAAGTCCATAACAGCACAAATGtctgaaaaaaatacaaaaatacaagaTTTTTGCAGTCAGCAACACTGAGGTAGCCCCTACACATACCCATGGCTATACAGATGTGTCATGCATCCTTAGGTTGTTCAGTGCAGATCCCGCCGAAGTACTGTCCCTGTTATCAGTAGCCCAAAAAGCCTTATAGAAATCCTATTGAGAACTGTCACGATTCAGAGGATCTTCCGTAGCGCGTGGTTGCACGCGATAACTCCTTGTTGTTTCCTTTCGGTGCGGGAATCGTATGGGGCAGACTGAATCAGCTAATGTACATGCGAAGCGTAAGGTGTTTAAAGCCGCACCGAGCGGCAACAACTGTAGACAGTCTGCCGTTGGACTGATGACGCCCAGTATTTGGGAATGGTGTCAACGACAGATAAACCAATACAATTGGAAACCTAGCCTATATGACAGCATCATATTGATACCAATAGAGTAGTCTAGTAAATCGACATTTAATAATAAACATGAAAATAACATTGAGGATTTTCTCGTGCATAACAACTAAAATAACTAGGCTACATGAACATGGATTATATTTGAATTCAAATAGGCCAAATAACTGCCTAATAACAATAAAAACATCCtcagtaataataatgataataggcTGGCAATTGCACAATAATAATGAGAATAGGCTATAAATAGGCTTGTTGTTTTTCCAATATTATCCAATAATGTATATTCATAATGCAAATCATAAGGCTAAATTATGTTTTTCATCTGCATTGTATTGTGTGTATGGACAGCCTCGCCCCTCCCTCTTTCATATAGCCTACTCACCATACCGAACCGTAGGCCCCAGAGCCCACGGGAGTCAGGTTCTGGTACCGCTCGGGAACTTCCCATACAGTCTTGTTCAGCTCCTGCCGATAGTAGCCTGATCTGGCCGACATCTTTACAATGAATAAGTTTTCTAGGACTGGACTGACAGGTCTGTCTGCACAATCCGCGGTAACTGGTGCACAGAGGGGAGCTGCTggccgtctcgctctctctctcttgttctctctctctatctctctcgatATTTCTGAGAAGGGGGTAGTGTAAGTAGAGAGATAGAGCTGGTAATAGGCGATGTCTCAGATGTGGGGGTTGCGGCGCGGAAGGGGGGGATGAGATAGGGGAGCGATTCCTCTCATTAATCTATTAGGATAGGCTCCTGCAAATAATATTGTTACCCATAGCCTATGTAAACCTTATCATTTCCCTTTTTTTATGTCTCCAAAATGCATGTTTTTGCACAGCTTAGGGTTTATGGCACATTGTTGCATCAATGTAGCAGCGGTGTCAATTTAAGTCACAGTTGTCGCATTAAATGCATATACATCTTAACACAATACTAagtgtaattatttattttaatttgaccttttatttaactaggcaagtcagttaagaacatattcttattttcaatgacggcctagaaacagtgggttaactgccttgttcaggggcagagcaatTGATTGTTACCTTATCAGCCccagtctaacgctctaaccactaggctaactagCCATCttctacagtaggctacagtgaTCACACAAAAGTGAAATACTACATTTTAATTTTAATAATCTTCTTTACTTTTTATCAACTCTATTTTTAAACAATCAAATTAGTACAGTTAATAACAGTCATAGCCATGGTTATGAGTAAACATACAGTATCATtaagtaatataatgtaatagtGAAAATGATAAATAAAAGTAATAAAAAGTTGTAATAATAGTaatgtaaataataataacagtaataatatgaaaagtagtaatagtagtgtaaCAATATAATGAATTGAAATGCAGGTTCCTTCCAGACCTTGAGTGTGGTAGTCTCTCTAGTAGATTAGATCAGCTATGCTGTTACATAGTGTCTGTCTGCAGACTGTCCAGGCTGCCATGGTGAGCCCTCTGGTGGAGATCTGTTGAAACATCATGGACAGTATGAGTGGACATGGAGGAGAGGTCATCAATGTATCTTATATTGCCAGGCCTTGCATTTGGTTTTAGATAATTAAGCAACAGTATACCACCGAGTGTAGTGAGTATAGACTCTGAGCCCCTCAGAGCAATTCAGATAGTAGCCAACTGTAGAGAGGGGGTGGCTGGGATGTAAATTGAGCCTTTTTCAATAGGGAGGTATGATCAGAGCATTGCATTAAGTAATACATTCCATAGAGCTGACATGACAGTCAAGACAGTAAATCTCTATTCCGCAGTAAACCATGACACTTCTATGTAATATTTGTCTATCTGCAACGTTCTGAATGTTTCACCCCACTTATTAACAAGCCCTAAAATAGAAGATCAAAAGAAAAGCAACACACCTTGACAGATGAAGGGTAATTCCTGATGACAGGAAGCATCCAGCCACTTCAGTTCTCTGTTACCAACCCGGACCATCTTACCACAGTGGTAATTCATGGGGTTGAGGGGGAAGCAGCTGTGCCACCCACTGTACTTCACCACCTTATCAACATCACCACTGGTCCACAGCCAGGGGGCGCTCCACTCAAAGATGGACCGCTCCAGACCAATCCATACCCCCCCACAAGGCAGCTCCACATTGGCCAGGAGCTGGGTCACGTCAGCCTGTACGGTCTGGTTGGTGATGTGCACCAGGTTGGACTTGGAGCCACGACTTTTACAGAACTCCAGGGCATTGATCCAGCTCTTGGACTCGTTGATGTAGTGCAGGTAATCTGCATGGACAAGTCAAAAGCATAAAATTGCACACATGTAAGTGCAAGTTCATGAACACAAAACCACAAATAAAAAGCACAACAATTGTCACTTGTACACCTTTGTACAGATTGGTACAGAATGTAGCTCCATGTCTCACCAGGATGGAGTGGAGAAGTTGCACTACTGGGTGAGGATGTAGGATTCCAGTCTGGGGAGGTGGGACACGAGGAGGTCAGTTGTCCACTGGAATTTGATGTTGGTGGTGTTGTCGACTctccattagtagtggtagttggtGATGTGGTGGACTGTCCAATAGTCGTGGTAgttggtgaggtggtggactgtccattagTCGTGGtaggtggtgaggtggtggactgtccattggtagtggtagttggtgaggtggtggactgtccattagtagtggtaggtggtgaggtggtggactgtccattagcagtggtaggtggtgaggtggtggactgtccattggtagtggtagttggtgaggtggtggactgtccattagcagtggtagttggtgaggtggtggactgtccattagtagtggtagctggtgaggtggtggactgtccattagcagtggtagttggtgaggtggtggactgtccattagtagtggtagttggtgaggtggtggactgtccattagtagtggtagttggtgaggtggtggactctccattagtagtggtagttggtgaggtggtggactgtccattagCAGTGGTATttggtgaggtggtggactgtccattagTGGTTGTAGTAggtgaggtggtggactgtccattagtagtggtagctggtgaggtggtggactgtccattagTGGTTGTAgttggtgaggtggtggactgtccattagTGGTTGTAGTAggtgaggtggtggactgtccattagtagtggtagctggtgaggtggtggactgtccattagTAGCAGTAGGTAGTAAAGTGGTAGGTGTTGTGGTGGAAATAGGGCTGGTGGTTTCAGGGGTAACAGGAATGGTCAAATCCCCTGTGGTGTTAAGTGGGTGTTCATCTGTCAGAATGAAGTAGAATACATATACATTTAGGCACATTTTTATAATTGATAGAAACACAAAGTAGGAATTCTCTATATAAAATGTTATCATATTAAAACTAGGATTTTTTTGGTGTAGATTCTGTACAATTTAGTCATTGATTGActgactaaaacacttcagttTGATAACACTCTCACGTGGTTCAACTTACCTCCATAGCAAAGGAAAATACTTTGACTAGAGCAATCTTTTGGTGTCCATTTTCTGTCTGAGTTCAGCTGTACACAGTTTCCACCTCCCATGGTATGTTCCCATTGCTGAAATGGTTCTCCATTTGACCAATTCCATAGTTTGTTCTTCTGCTGAAGTCCAATCCAGGTTTTCTCTGTAGTCACCTCATCAAAGGCTTCCTGTTCTTTCTGGTTACAGATGTTCGCCAGTTCtctgccttttattgtcctgcAGTCTGTCACAGCATCCTGCCACATCATTGCCCCAGGCATCAGCTCATACACCTTCTCTGTTGTTCCATTACCATGACGAACTTACAGGAGGGAAGGTGAAAAGTGACACATCTCATTTCATGAGGCAGATAATGACTAAACACAATAAGAAATAAACTTGGAAGTTACAGATAACCAAATTAATAAAGTGTTTGAGATCTGATTAGATGAAGAATACAGTATTAGGGTAGGGGTTGTTAAATCAATCAATCCCATTTGTTAAATGACAAGTTGGATTTTCCATTTATAGAAAGAGACAGTGAGTGAGTTAGTCAGTCCTTACCTCGTTGACACATATACTGATTTAGGGCTGCACAATTCCCTGGTTGCCAATGAGATGAAATAGACAAGACACAGTCGTAACCCACAGTGTTGAGACCAAAACTGTTTTCCCAGTTAAAGAACATGAAGTCCTCTCCATCAGACCACTTCCACTTTTCAGTTGGACCAGACCTATGGAGCCCAATCCACACATCACCACTGAAATTACCCAAAGAGGATTGAATTGCCTTCCAATCCTCTTCTGTGCATATGATGGACAGAtttgtgtagtgttgtctgcagTATTCTTGTGCTTCGGTCCAGTTTTTCTTCTCAGGGACGAGGCTGTACTTTTTGGCTGAGTAGGTGACTGTTTGAAATACAGAGGAAATGCTTATCAGACTGCTTGTTGTGTTGATTGGGAAACATTACCATCTTTAGCTTCCATTATCTATTCTAAATTAACATAATGTTTGATAGCAGAGTAATATAGACGTGACAGATGCAAATTCATACATTTGCAGACTCATTCAATCCGCCAACCAATTTGTTTTATGAATATGGACGTGTCCTGTGCATCAATGACTAAAAGTGAATACATAGTAGTGATAGTATTCTATAGAGTTTACACATCATTGGTCTGAAACGGCTCCCTTCAAAGAGCTCTGATGCTTGATTGATGACATTCAATAAGTTACACCTTCAACAGAGATGATGGAatcaacagaaacacaacatgacagagtttgATATCCatgttgtcacgccttggtcttagtgttttgtgttttcattatatattttggtcaggccagggtgtgacatgggtttacgtgttgtgtttcgcattggggttttataggattgggattgctatgattaggggtgtgtctagttaggtttgggctgcctgaggcggttctcgatcagagtcaggtgtttcttgttgtctctgattgggaaccgtatttaggtagcctgagtttcgctttgtatttcgtgggtgattgttcctgtctatgtgttgtgtcaccagataggctgtattaggtttcacgttccgtttgttgtttttgtatttattatagttatttcatgtatcgtcactttttcttcattaaagaacatgagtaaccaccacgctgcatttcggtccgattctctttcaacaaacgaagaacgccgttacagaatcacccaccacacacggaccgagcagcgtggtaacaggcagcgacggcaggagcagcgaaaggaggacgttatggacagcaatggcatggagtatacgacatgggaagaaatcgacaggtgggcggccgacccagagagagtgcaggagcccgcctgggattcgctagatcagtgcgaagaaggctataggcgaatggagttggagaaacagacacggcggcgcagagcgaaacccgagagtcacccccaaaaaattattgggggggggctcagagggagagtggctgagtcaggagatggacctgagccaactctccttgtttatcgtgaggagccaaggaggagaccagaaccagagccggtgttagaggtgagcgaagcagagactgtgaaggagttaatggggaaagtggagtggagagtaatgagggagttgctagcttggtgctatagataccatattcgtccgacggatcgtgtcggggatttgatggcacctgagttagcgctccatactcgtcctgaggtgcgtgttagtcggctggtgaagttggtgccagcctcacgcaccaggcctcctgtgcacatccctagccttgcacatcctgtgccacctccacactccagtcctccggtagcagctccccgcaccaggcttcctgtgcgtgtcctcgatcctgtagcaccagttccagcaccaggCCTtctgtgcgcctcgcctgttcagcacagccagagccttcctt from Oncorhynchus kisutch isolate 150728-3 linkage group LG9, Okis_V2, whole genome shotgun sequence harbors:
- the LOC109896383 gene encoding uncharacterized protein LOC109896383; its protein translation is MIQPVLLLLLLAAMSSPVFGTEISVLEGTSVTLVCTYLGGKKLETCWGRSCGFVQCTDTIMEDKSKYKINAEVGTVNLTILKLQPTDRGSYCCRVYVPGWFNDLKQFYSLRVVKGCVRDLLDKVHFLGNNIANQPFTTENASQCRQECTKNDTCQYFTFVDENAGIIVHRNKCFLKASTGHTPEITIQHLQHATSGYSLRNCSGKVTYSAKKYSLVPEKKNWTEAQEYCRQHYTNLSIICTEEDWKAIQSSLGNFSGDVWIGLHRSGPTEKWKWSDGEDFMFFNWENSFGLNTVGYDCVLSISSHWQPGNCAALNQYMCQRVRHGNGTTEKVYELMPGAMMWQDAVTDCRTIKGRELANICNQKEQEAFDEVTTEKTWIGLQQKNKLWNWSNGEPFQQWEHTMGGGNCVQLNSDRKWTPKDCSSQSIFLCYGDEHPLNTTGDLTIPVTPETTSPISTTTPTTLLPTATNGQSTTSPATTTNGQSTTSPTTTTNGQSTTSPTTTTNGQLESYILTQ